In Montipora capricornis isolate CH-2021 chromosome 4, ASM3666992v2, whole genome shotgun sequence, the DNA window CAACTAAAGTTCAACTGGCTGACAATTGCACCGATCATTTATCAAatataattagtatatataaaataattgctgaatagtggttaagtctagtacttgatttgaaaatggttagctttctcttaagGTTTGGAACTgacattttctcctttttaaacttgtttcttataGCCGGTGATAATACAGgtttacagcggcattcggaAGAGGCCCTGTCAGTTAGCGATGCGGTaatctagtggttaagtgaaacggttattaatcgaacattcGAATTGCAAGGTTCGAGTCCAGCGAGTTTAGGCATTGGGgttcggattttaaaaatatatattcatttcCCATTATCCTtatcaagcgctaagcgtcctaaattgacgataatagtcaatttagagaaacttaggAATTGTCCATAATAATCATTGCAGAGGTAGAGGATGGATTGGTTTTCGTACTATTGGCCGGGCGAATTCTTTTTGCGCTCGGACCTATTCTTGCACGGCCAGGAAAAAAACAGATGGAACGTCCGATCAATCCCGACATGCTAGGCGGCTCTCTGAAGAAGATTCTCGCTTCAAATTCTCCTGTCATTGTCCCGTGTAATGGAAAGCATTCAAAGCAAAACACAGCCAGCCGCTCAGGGTAAAATTTGATTTACCTATACTAAATCTGTAACCacgattttttttatatatcaaACTTTACCTCTGTTGTCTTTAGGTGCAAATGTTTTGGCGACTTCGTCTCCTCAAGCAAGCTCCTCATCGGCCGCCGCAACAAACCAGAATTCTCCTGGAAAATACTCTGAACTTCTAGCTGTGATCGAAGAATTAGGCAAGGACATTCGGCCTACGTATGCTGGTAGTAAAAACGCCGCAGAACGATTAAAGAAAGGTGAGATCGAAAACACTCAAGCTGCTTCCCTGTCCTTCCCTGTGGGCACTAGCGATGAAATCTCATTTTGTTGTTTAGATTGTTTGTCAAACGtgtttttgaacaaagaaaaacatgGTCAATTCCCGCAGGATGAGATCGTTTCTTTGTCAAAAGACACCAACATTACCATCGTGATATCATTTGAAAGTCTTTTGATTTAAAGAAGGATCCTGATAATGTCAAGACCTTCTTTCCCCCAAGCATGACGTCAGTTTTCCCCATACTTATCCGTTATCGACATCAGTTGGAGCACGTAAACAAGCCCGAGTTACTCTAATATCTTTCAAAAGATCTAGTACTTGAAGCCTTCACTCACTGTAAAGTTTTAGTGAacattatgttttttttttttttcacctgttGACAGTATGTTCCAAGCTCCCCTCGAAACATCCATTTTATTAAGCCCCAGCTACACGTTgtaacattagggccgtttatatgagggaaaataagccgtggcttgCACAAGACGCGAACTGGGCCATTTATACAAGTGTGTCTTACGTAAGACACAAATGCTCATATAAATGGTTCACGGCTAAGTTCACGGCCAACTGGTCCAAGGATGATGTAATTTATTTTGATGTCTTGTTTTGGGATAATTAATTGTGAGGCAAGATTTGTgacattacaagataaaatgGCTTGAGTAAGCAAACAAGcgaagaaaaattattaaacaCATGTAATCCAGTATTGATCCAGTGACGTCGTAAACGAACACTTGCAGTGTGTTGCAGAACTTACACTGTCTGAAGTGATGCAATTTTCGAGTTGCTTAGCAATTTCAATACCACCGCAAATAGTAAGAAGCTGTTTTCTCTTCTGGTGTACTCCACATTCACTCTTTTGCTGAATCTGTTTCTTTAGTATTACGTGACTTGTTGCTCGCACTCGCCATTTTTCTCAGGCAAATGGACAGGGCAAAAAGGAGTCTGGGCTATAGTAACAAATCAAATGCATGCACAGGAGCCGTTCATGGCTTGAGCAAGCAGCAGGCAATGCTTGAGTACATTTATACAAACACTTTCACGTCCAAGGTAAGCCGCTTCCAAGATAAGCACAGCCCAAAACCCCTTGGCCAGGATAAGGTGCGCCTTGAgctattcaagaattaatattccGACGATCTATTGcttcttaattgctgctgcagtacccttttggatttctaaattgcacaaaaataaagtcttactCCTCCCCTCGAATATGTTCTTaaatacaatgatcaatttctttgaaactgttatgcgcattgattcattgatcaaaatgtatggaCTTGTAAAAGCTCCACATCTGAAAACATCTCGAGGAATCCGTACACTGTAGGAAatgttggctccagttgataaatgatctagacctccacacaaaaaaaaaacagaactgaatctcaaCTTGCCGTAAAAGAGTATcctttattttaacaacacttgaggtgtaatttaggaacaaaagagtaaacaaatataGGCGATCGATACACATTTAATCGTTGGCCCGTGActtcgccatggccaatgttaataatcaagcaattgaatacattcaagtttcaagttaaaCATGTTATTTTTAACCCTAACTCCGACATGCGTGCCCGGAATTAACATCAACAGGGTcacacaaaacaaaatttaacatacttcaCCGTTGGATTCTCTTTCATTTTGGTCACAATAAACAAACCAATActtgaaattcacttggaaagcatgTAGCAAACTGaacttcaactgaaatgttTAATTATCATTGGCAGATCGAAAGTGTTGCCCATTGTTTCGCCTAAAAAACAGCTCAaatcatgtcacgcaacacatGGGAATTCAAAATGAAATCAATCCACTACACATATgggaaaataacagcttaccttgaaatttaagaaACTCGATCATTTCTCTGTaatgagaaatgggaatgttcaatttccttgtgaaatatgccttttgcatgtttttcctggtgtttgtaatttgcataaacatatGGTTACACGTTCTaacattgttgatccaacaaatgttttaCAACAATGTTTGAACCTGTACCCGGGGCTTTAGAAGCTTTTTGGGTATAGAAAAAATGGGCAGTCAGCCTGAACTGGATGTGGGTATTGCATGCCTGTGgtgaaaagaaatgaacttgaaaTGGATTCCCCTCCGTTTGCATGAGACCAGGATGAAATGGTATCTGTTGCCTGATAAATACATCACTGACCCAAAAGGCTGAAATGGTatcttttgtctaataaatatattactgacccaaaagcatacaagTTGAAATTTCTGAACCCTGTCTGAAATTTGTTGTACAAGAGTCTCGGTTCTGAGTTCATTGTCGGGCTGGTCTCAtgtaaacataaaaaaagaaatgtatggagactGATATGAACTCATGCCAGTCAGAGTGAAATAGAGCATTGagttttttgaaaagaaactgAACAATGTATACATTTGTATACCCTTCTTTgtggaaaaatgaaataatataATTAATGATGCAACGATTTCTTTGTGAGAGGTAATCctttgaaataaagaaagatTTAGTGGATATTTCAAAATAGTTTGTTTATGAGGCCAATGCACTGTTGCTCTATGCAGAGTGGAATGCTTtgcaattattaaaaaaaaatcagaacaATTACTGGTTGCCACTCATACtagcattaaggacggtgcctactaaaaaggtatttttgcgcagtttactgaatgtgcgggaaaaacagatctcaacaagtgttataaaatccaaaaagaaaattggaggtaaccacgcatttttcaaagttaattaatcaacaatattagaaaaaaaggtttaaaatacatagcaatgtatggcgttcctttccaaattaaagcttaattatccctgaaaaatgcatggttaccccaatgttctttttggataccaagagcacttgctaagttctgctttttttcgcataaatttaaaccgtgcaaaaatatccctgcattagtaagcactacccacaggaaatccgagtatctggagataaTTATATGCataacgtatgtgcaataacaacagtaggcaccatccttaaattGCTAGTTCACCCATTGAGTACCAACTTCCAATGGGGTCCAAAGCTTTGAAAAAGTATAATAAGTGCAAAAATGTCATCATCAACAAAATTCTAGGAAGTAAATTTGTCATGCATATTAAGAGAAAATATACCATCAGCAATGAATCTTGGCTAACAGTTTGCTTTGTACTTTTGTTTGCACAGTCATTTTAGATTTTGACAATAAAGAATATAAGTTCCTGCTGCTTTGTTTCAAACAGAAGTAATAATGTGCATGCCGTGCGGGCTTACCGTCACCAGACATGCATTTCACTACTCAAATTaatgaagttgtttgttgttggtttCTTTCTTGTAGGCATAATGCATGCAAGAGTGCTGGTGAGGGAGTGCTTAGTTGAAACAGACAAATGCGCCAGGCAATAGGATGCTCAAGGCTACCAACAAAAAGAATTTTTCATGGAAGCTGTTATAGTTTGTTGAACCAACCAATCCATGTGCTCTAATAGGCATGGTTTATCCCGATGTGCAAATGAATGTCAACGATGCTGTATTGACTGAATGCAAAACCAACAATGGGAATGGGTTCATTTGAACATGGTTGTTTAAGAATGACAGTTTTGCTGAAAATCAGCTTTGAACTAAGTagatctggaaaaaaaaaacccttttggATGTCCATTCTGTTTCTGATAAATAGTTCTAATATTCAGTCCTTCTAAGggatttcagttttcttttttggtgTTCCAGGATCCTTGCAGAGGCTTGGGCCatgtttaaattaaacaagCCATCTCAGATGTTTGAAAttcaactaataataattaggaaataaaatagattttaaactCTATTTGTGGAATTTATGAAACAATGACAGGGctattcttttggtcagcaccagaGGAGGAGTGAATAGTATCCCTAATGCATTGCATTTCCttttatattatcaactgaaaTTGTGACGTAATCAGTATCTTCCAGCCACCACGCCGAGTTGAGCAGTGCTGGTTTTGTTTGCAGACAGATCTTGATGTCAAGGCTTGGCATTTAGAGAAGCATATTTGTTATACTTTCATTGCGTGTTGGATGAGAAATTTGGCGTCCAGTTGAAGGGTTTTGCATGTGCTAAATAGAAATATAGTGAAGCTCATGTGAGCCATATCGAGTGCTTGAGCAAATGGCGACGATGTGTTATACGCGATGTTGTTGAGAGTCAATATGTGGATGTGTAGGTCTCCCTTGCTGGTATTAATTATGCCTTTGTGCaacataaataaaagaaaagtgaGTTAAATCTGAAATCTGCTTTTGTGTGGTCACTTCGAAAGGCAATTCTCAAAATGCCTGATCACAAGTACCACTTGTGGGCTCATTAAACTAgtgtattttgataaaatcttcaactctTGAAAGTATGAAAAAATGTGGGTCCTTCTCCACCAAAATACTGTTTCACCATCGATCTTCATGAGTGAAGTCTACATTACGAAAAAACTGTAATAATCCGTAATTGTACAAATAACTTTATTGATGACCTTTCTTCAAGTCAATGATCACAGTAAAACAATCAcattttgaataataaaaatataagTAGTCTTCTGTGAGTCTTGATGAACAAATATCAGAAATTGAACACAAGGTGATGAGACAGGTGATGAAGTATTGTGAAGCACAAATCACTCCATTATAATCAACAAAACCTACGAATCAATCATTAAGAAGATTGTGTATTTCATCAACCGAGCGCACCATTTTCCTATTCCTGTTGGGATGAGAATGCCAAAAAGACATctgggatactattcattcTTCCTCTGGGTCACACTAAGGATGAACCAGGAAATCTGGTGTAGCACAAGTTTGATGTGTTGTTTAATATGGGCTTCAGATACTGATCCTCTGAGGCATTCCAAGAAagattgtgtttttttttattcagattGTACTCTTAGGGCCAATTTACACAGTACAGTTTTTGTCGCATGTGACAAGCTTACGAGAGGCCTACAACTGGTTTACGTTTGTCGTGTATGTCAGAAAAAACATTGTAGcctttgaaaacatgttttaaaacactGCGACAATCATACATGTAAGTCATGTCATAGGCCTGTCATACAGCTGTAAGCTGGTCAAGTGCACCAAAAAACCGTACCATGTAAATCAGCCATAACTTTTTCTTATATGAATTTCAATATTTGTAAACGAGATAGTAAAGTGAATGAATAAAAGGTGATGCTTTCCCACTCTAATTCCAATCAATTATGTGCCAAAAGGTGGGTTTCTTTTCCAAGTTTTCAAAGAACAAGAACTCTGGTACAGCTCAGCTCCATTTTTCCACTGGAAAAAAGGGTTGGAGGTACCTTAGGGTAAACAACTTGTGAGCAAAGTGAAAATGTTGGTTAAAAAACCCAAAAGAGAGGTTGGGAATGCCAAGTTTTGACTAGATTCCTGCATGCTATTTATAAATGACTACTGGTATGTCCTCTTTCTTATTGCAAGTCCGGGAGCTCAAGTTTTGTTAcagaaataaatgttatttatacgataataataatgatcatcgtcatcatcatcagtaaTGATAACACCAGGAGCAAACACCTTTTTTCACAAGGAAGACTGAACATCAGGACTTGTATtgatgaaaaatctgattgccATGTTGACCATAAGCTTTTTCCCCTCTTTTTATGGATGGAGTTGGTATTTGATTGTTCTCCCCAAGACACAAATATTATATGGTATAAAAGTACTGTCAAAGATGCTTTTAATTTAGTGAAATGTTGTCATGTCATCTTCCACATTAGGTGACTCAGCACCTTTTACCAGTGCTTGCTCGCGTCGTAGTCTTTTCCTTGCATAATctgctttccttttctttttctttgaagtaGCTTGGGCAAGTTCACTCTCCTTTCCGTTGATTAGAAAATCAAGTTTTTGCTTCAGAATTTCTCTAGCAAGTGTTCTATTTCTTGCAAGAGACCGACTTTCATGacactaaaagaaaaagaaaagcaaaatgtAAGGATTACAGTTTACTggtaaaaagaaacttactcgattaacaaaaacaatccccaaaattaattgaaataatttagtttttgttaATCTGTAATTTTCTTGTGGTTTTTCTTCGGTCGTTGACATTATGGTGAATCACAGGTGGTGACTGTAGTGGCGAAGAGTGGAAAGTGGTTGTTATTTAGTAATATTTCTATGTGTTGAGCAGCCCTTGGGGATCAATGTACTGTTCAGAAGGATTAAACGCTACAGGCAATACTTATTCAAGTTATGTGTGTGTTTGTTGGCCTTGGAAATAAATGTTTGTATTTGCGTTTAGATATGATCACTGTCAGGTTTTTTGGGGTTCTACAGTGACTGTAAGTAGGATAATTATTTCTTCACATAAGTGGGGTACTTTTTCATAACCCAATTTTGGTAAGTTCAATAAGAATCAGACAGctttcacaaaacaaaatagtGTCCTGTTAGCACATGAACTTGAAAAGTGCCACACTTTTGGTTGCTACTTAGGACTAACTGTTATTATCACTTTGTTTGAGTACTCCACAAAGGTTTTGAATTATACCGTTATAATAGGGATGTAAAAGTCTGCTAGTACTGTTGGGTCCAGATAACTCAATAATGGTATATTTCAGAAACATGTTAAAAACCTGCTTCTCACATGAGCTACTAGTGGCAGTTACCTCTAGTGATATGAATTAACTTAAGTACATTTGAGGgtagcagggctggcgcagtgtgagagcattcgcctaaAATACCAACAGTGTGGCCTGGGATCGGTTCCCTGATTCGACACCATAggtggtttgagtttgttggttctctactctgctccaagaggtttttccctGGTTACATTCTTCAGTTttaccctctcctcaaaaaccaacatttgatttgatttgttctgattttagttgatttgtagtctccccaattagcaCAGCACTCGTGATTGTGCTCAGCTAAATAAcgttgagacttaaataaagtgattataaTTATGAATATAGTTTGGTGTTGGGGTCCTGTATGAATAACTACTGcctattgttatcattattattgctttttcaGAGAAGTTTTGCCCCTTTTTCCCTATAAAGTTTTAATTTAGACAAGTTAATTCACCTGTGAGTTACTTATAGTTTCCTGGGCTAGTTATGTGGAAAACAAAGACCTTGTGGTAATGCACCTTTCAAAATGACTTTATACCAGGGAGTGGTGGGGGGGATACTTCAAGAATTTcagggtggggatgtgccgctgggactcTGGAACCGTTAGCCTATGCCAGAGCTAGTCCAGCTGTTTTTTGCTACTTTATACTAgggtaaactccccaaatcgaCAATGTTGAGGCCGAGGTGCCTAAATTTAAAgttgccgatttgatttttttatatttttgagtggCAATTCCTGGTTTTCTTAGTTTAGATAAactcttcaaccaactggtcatgGTTTGGGAAAAATGATAcgctattctagacccaaacgctctaaTGTATAAACTCTGTTCTAGGGTAAACTGCCTGAAAAcaatacccttcacagcggcataTACTTatataaccctaaccctaaccccccttccccctccggAGCTTTATTCTAGCCATTGGAAACAACGGGAGTATAGTCGTGTTATGCAATTTATAATTcgataaattatttttgttctgggcagtcttcgttttccacacacCCTCCCTCCAAGTGCATCCTACCTTCACAATAATCCCCGAGGGCTTATGTTTCAGTTGTACACAATTGTTGGTTTTGTTGACGCTTTGCCCGCCCTTTCCCCAACCTTTGATAAAGTTTTCTTCTATTTCATTTTCCTTGAGAGATACTTCGTGCTTAAATCGAACGAAATCAATGACACGAGTGGCTCGAAATATGGCGGATACAAGTAGACGTCCCATCAGATCTGCCCTTAAACCCAAAGCAGTGACTTCGGTAAAACTATTCCATACTCTAAATGTTAAAGGAATCATGCCTTGGTGATTCCGCAAGGTAGTTGGGAAGCATTGCGAGCGTAAATGGAAGTGTCCGTCTGAATGACTAAGGAGGTCTgggtacaataaacaaacactAGTTGACCTCACTGGTTGACCTCACTGGTTCATACTATCGCTGTATTTTGGCTTTCTGATTTTAACCGTTAATTAAAAGGCTGTAGCAAGGGATTTCC includes these proteins:
- the LOC138045070 gene encoding cyclin-dependent kinase 2-associated protein 1-like isoform X1; translation: MESIQSKTQPAAQGANVLATSSPQASSSSAAATNQNSPGKYSELLAVIEELGKDIRPTYAGSKNAAERLKKGKWTGQKGVWAIVTNQMHAQEPFMA
- the LOC138045070 gene encoding cyclin-dependent kinase 2-associated protein 1-like isoform X2 codes for the protein MESIQSKTQPAAQGANVLATSSPQASSSSAAATNQNSPGKYSELLAVIEELGKDIRPTYAGSKNAAERLKKGIMHARVLVRECLVETDKCARQ
- the LOC138044998 gene encoding mitochondrial translation release factor in rescue-like — encoded protein: MIPLTFRVWNSFTEVTALGLRADLMGRLLVSAIFRATRVIDFVRFKHEVSLKENEIEENFIKGWGKGGQSVNKTNNCVQLKHKPSGIIVKCHESRSLARNRTLAREILKQKLDFLINGKESELAQATSKKKKRKADYARKRLRREQALVKGAESPNVEDDMTTFH